In Bacteroidales bacterium, the following are encoded in one genomic region:
- a CDS encoding Gfo/Idh/MocA family oxidoreductase, producing the protein MKNNENTKKYTRRSFIKTTSMAAVAAPFIVKSSALGANGTSAPSDKINLGIIGCGDLGTANLNNCVKHPDIVVTAACDVWKKRLDPIVEKFKDTCTPYHDYRELLQHKGLDAVIIATPAHWHTIQAVEAAEAGLDIYLQKPMTMHLGESLAVRNAVRENNVMCQIGTQIHAGDHYRRMVELVRSGNLGEISTVRTFFVMNEAPNGIGRGNNTYVVPEGLDWDMWVGPARMQPFNPNLVKNAFYHCFWMDFSGGWTPGMAPHIIDLPVWALNLDYPHEISASGGRYIIKDDSDAYDNHEVILRYPNLTLTWMQSSTNSYGFDFLRGREARRRLGIYFHGVNGTLRTDYNNHEIYPEGNRMKNMETPPKSIPSSPGQELEWVESIKSRKQPLCNPEYHIRIDAPIELSVLSMKLGRSIRFDPYKEEIVGDKEAARLAVPEYRSPWKFPSKYL; encoded by the coding sequence ATGAAAAACAACGAAAACACCAAAAAATACACAAGAAGAAGTTTTATCAAAACTACATCTATGGCGGCAGTTGCGGCGCCATTCATAGTTAAATCCTCTGCACTCGGCGCAAATGGTACATCTGCACCCAGCGATAAGATCAACCTGGGCATCATTGGATGTGGTGATCTCGGAACAGCCAATCTGAACAATTGTGTAAAGCATCCTGATATTGTGGTGACCGCCGCATGCGATGTATGGAAGAAACGTCTTGATCCGATTGTTGAGAAGTTCAAGGATACCTGCACCCCTTATCACGATTACAGAGAATTATTGCAACATAAGGGACTTGATGCGGTTATCATTGCTACACCGGCGCACTGGCATACCATACAGGCTGTTGAAGCAGCGGAAGCAGGCCTGGACATTTACCTGCAAAAACCCATGACCATGCATCTGGGCGAAAGCCTGGCAGTAAGAAACGCAGTAAGAGAAAACAACGTCATGTGCCAGATCGGCACCCAGATTCATGCAGGAGATCACTATCGTCGCATGGTTGAGCTGGTTCGGTCGGGAAATCTGGGAGAGATTTCCACCGTGCGAACTTTTTTCGTTATGAATGAAGCTCCCAATGGCATTGGCCGCGGAAATAATACCTATGTTGTACCCGAGGGACTGGACTGGGATATGTGGGTAGGACCGGCCAGAATGCAACCCTTTAATCCAAATCTGGTAAAGAATGCATTCTATCATTGCTTCTGGATGGATTTCAGTGGAGGCTGGACCCCGGGTATGGCACCCCACATTATAGATTTGCCGGTCTGGGCATTGAATCTGGATTATCCCCATGAAATCAGTGCGAGCGGAGGAAGATACATCATAAAGGATGACAGCGATGCATATGACAATCATGAGGTCATACTGCGCTATCCCAACCTTACCTTAACCTGGATGCAGTCGTCCACCAACAGCTACGGATTTGATTTTCTGCGTGGGCGTGAAGCAAGACGCAGGCTGGGTATATATTTCCATGGTGTGAATGGAACATTGCGTACCGATTATAACAATCATGAGATATATCCGGAAGGAAACAGAATGAAGAATATGGAAACTCCCCCGAAATCCATTCCTTCTTCCCCCGGACAGGAACTTGAATGGGTTGAAAGCATCAAATCACGCAAACAACCGCTTTGTAATCCCGAATATCACATTAGGATTGATGCTCCCATTGAATTGAGTGTGTTGTCAATGAAGCTTGGCAGATCGATCCGGTTTGATCCTTACAAGGAGGAGATTGTTGGGGATAAAGAAGCCGCCAGGCTTGCTGTTCCGGAATACAGATCACCCTGGAAATTTCCATCTAAATATTTGTAG
- a CDS encoding twin-arginine translocation signal domain-containing protein — MNDTDRRTFLKKAAMAALGLGLVNPAKSYS; from the coding sequence ATGAATGATACCGATAGAAGGACTTTTTTAAAGAAAGCCGCCATGGCTGCATTGGGTCTGGGACTCGTAAATCCTGCTAAAAGTTATTCC